Proteins encoded by one window of Candidatus Bathyarchaeota archaeon:
- a CDS encoding minichromosome maintenance protein MCM, translating into MTELVLENPQERFQNFLKSDKYRHRIAQMSLSGVTSLIIDFEDLLIADNELAENLIQYPDESLEHASNAVYDQLLIEDREYAEKIKGIKIRVRIRNLPYTTPLRNLGSEHIGKLVMLEGIVIRSTSVRPLLVNGIFKCKRCDEKIEVPQTGNFITFPHKCLNPTCKASGNNFELIQEESEFIDSQEIRIQEYPEDLPPGQTPRSLDIQLIGKDMVDAARPGDRVYVVGIVRAEAKTYPRTGKLRAFSLFVEANFVDTAGKEPESLVITPEEEEEIIKLSKDPWIHRRIIQSIAPSVYGYEHIKEAIMYLLFGGVPKHLPDISIRGELNILLIGDPGTAKSQLLRYVPRIAPRGLYTSGRGTTAAGLTAAVLPTASGGMTLEAGALVLADRGIACIDEMDKMRPDDRVAIHEAMEQHTISVAKGGIVATLNARAAILAAANPALGRYDPYRTVAENISLPVTILSRFDLIFVLKDIPEKERDLRMSEHILELHRKGAPPTAPPIPPDLLRKYIAYARGINPVLTPEALERIRDFYMEMRAASETEGSPIAITARQLESLVRIAEARARAALRREVLPEDAEYAIAIMKRSLEESGIDISSKKIDIDIIMTGKPKSMQDKLRIILNVLVEMEKDVGIVQKTELIDKLEREFDIQRPEAERLIGQLLREGTIYEPREGYLKKT; encoded by the coding sequence ATGACAGAGTTAGTTCTCGAGAACCCTCAGGAAAGGTTTCAGAACTTCCTAAAGTCTGATAAGTATCGGCATAGAATTGCACAGATGTCTCTGAGCGGGGTTACATCGCTCATAATAGACTTTGAAGATCTACTAATCGCCGACAATGAGCTAGCAGAGAACCTGATCCAGTATCCTGATGAGAGCCTGGAGCATGCAAGCAACGCGGTCTATGATCAACTCTTAATTGAGGATCGTGAATATGCGGAGAAGATCAAAGGTATAAAGATAAGGGTTAGGATTAGGAATCTTCCATACACGACGCCCCTAAGAAATCTGGGATCCGAGCATATTGGTAAGCTCGTTATGCTGGAGGGTATCGTAATCCGTTCTACAAGTGTAAGACCGCTTCTAGTTAATGGGATCTTCAAATGCAAGAGGTGCGACGAGAAGATAGAGGTACCCCAAACTGGAAACTTCATAACTTTTCCGCATAAATGTTTAAATCCAACATGCAAAGCATCTGGCAACAACTTCGAGCTTATACAAGAAGAATCAGAATTTATCGACTCTCAGGAAATCAGAATCCAAGAATACCCAGAAGATCTTCCTCCTGGTCAGACACCCCGCTCCCTAGACATCCAATTAATAGGTAAGGATATGGTAGATGCCGCCCGCCCCGGAGACCGCGTCTACGTCGTTGGGATCGTCCGAGCAGAAGCGAAGACCTACCCTAGAACAGGTAAACTTAGAGCATTCTCCCTCTTTGTGGAGGCAAACTTCGTTGATACCGCGGGTAAGGAGCCAGAATCTCTTGTAATCACCCCGGAAGAAGAGGAGGAAATCATAAAACTTTCCAAGGACCCATGGATCCACAGAAGAATCATTCAATCTATAGCGCCTTCAGTCTACGGATACGAGCATATAAAGGAGGCTATAATGTATCTTCTATTCGGCGGTGTCCCTAAACATTTACCTGACATCAGCATCAGAGGTGAGCTGAACATACTCCTAATAGGAGACCCTGGAACGGCAAAATCACAACTTTTAAGGTACGTGCCTCGGATAGCTCCCAGAGGCCTGTATACCAGCGGAAGAGGAACCACGGCAGCTGGGTTAACGGCTGCGGTTCTCCCCACGGCTAGCGGAGGAATGACATTGGAGGCCGGCGCGCTCGTACTAGCGGACAGAGGGATTGCATGCATAGATGAAATGGACAAGATGCGTCCAGATGACAGAGTAGCTATTCATGAGGCGATGGAGCAACATACGATTTCAGTTGCGAAGGGTGGGATCGTTGCTACACTTAACGCGAGGGCGGCGATTCTCGCCGCTGCGAACCCGGCTCTTGGAAGGTATGACCCATATCGAACAGTCGCTGAAAACATCTCTCTACCTGTAACGATTCTATCAAGGTTCGATCTCATATTTGTGCTGAAGGATATTCCCGAGAAAGAACGCGACCTCCGGATGAGTGAACACATTCTTGAGCTTCATAGGAAGGGGGCGCCTCCTACTGCGCCTCCCATACCTCCTGACCTTCTTAGAAAATATATCGCTTATGCCAGAGGGATAAATCCAGTATTGACGCCCGAGGCGCTCGAGCGGATAAGGGATTTCTATATGGAAATGCGTGCTGCAAGCGAGACTGAAGGTTCGCCGATAGCGATAACTGCACGTCAGCTTGAGTCACTTGTCCGAATTGCTGAGGCAAGGGCGAGAGCCGCTTTAAGGAGAGAGGTTCTGCCTGAAGATGCTGAATACGCGATAGCGATAATGAAGAGGTCGCTTGAAGAATCAGGAATAGACATATCATCCAAGAAAATCGACATCGATATAATCATGACTGGGAAGCCGAAGAGCATGCAGGACAAGCTCCGCATAATACTTAACGTCCTTGTAGAAATGGAGAAAGATGTGGGAATTGTTCAGAAAACAGAATTAATTGACAAGCTCGAAAGGGAATTTGACATTCAACGCCCAGAGGCTGAGAGGCTGATCGGGCAGCTACTAAGAGAGGGCACAATTTATGAGCCGAGAGAGGGCTATCTGAAAAAGACGTAA
- a CDS encoding DUF99 family protein — protein sequence MIAGRSYHVHKKAIRALGISESFTKGLSEKSVLAGVVMRSDMVIDGFVFSTATVGGMDATQKIIEMYESLGRADLNVVLLNGCVISWYNVVDLHEVAEKTQLPLICVTYEESEGLEKYFMKFFPEDWRIRVETYRKNRARTPLELRTGHTVFVRFINIDEQEARVTLDKFTVHGSIPEPLRVARLAARSVSRVFDRELH from the coding sequence ATGATTGCTGGAAGGAGTTATCACGTTCACAAGAAAGCAATAAGAGCGTTAGGTATTTCTGAGAGCTTTACGAAAGGCTTAAGCGAAAAGTCTGTTCTGGCCGGTGTTGTAATGAGGTCAGATATGGTTATAGATGGGTTTGTCTTCTCGACAGCAACGGTTGGTGGAATGGATGCCACGCAAAAGATCATAGAGATGTATGAGAGCTTAGGTAGGGCTGATCTAAATGTTGTGCTTTTAAATGGCTGCGTCATAAGCTGGTATAATGTAGTTGACCTGCATGAGGTTGCGGAGAAGACCCAGCTCCCCTTAATATGTGTGACCTATGAGGAGTCTGAAGGTCTAGAAAAATACTTCATGAAGTTTTTTCCAGAAGATTGGAGGATTCGAGTCGAAACATATCGTAAAAATAGGGCGAGGACTCCTCTCGAACTAAGGACCGGGCATACAGTATTTGTAAGATTCATTAACATAGATGAGCAAGAAGCTAGGGTGACGCTTGACAAATTCACAGTTCACGGATCAATTCCAGAGCCCTTGAGAGTTGCTCGACTGGCTGCAAGGTCGGTGTCAAGGGTCTTTGATCGCGAATTACATTAA
- a CDS encoding 50S ribosomal protein L35ae encodes MSEAIKGVVLAYRKGPKTQKPKECLLRFPNIDTREEAAKLIGRKVAWPLAPKRCIGKILATHGKNGVVRARFRRGLPGQVLGTYVEIVG; translated from the coding sequence ATGAGTGAAGCTATTAAAGGGGTTGTCCTTGCATATAGGAAGGGCCCAAAAACCCAGAAACCAAAGGAGTGTCTGCTACGCTTTCCGAACATTGACACAAGAGAGGAGGCGGCAAAGCTAATAGGTAGGAAGGTTGCTTGGCCTCTAGCTCCGAAGAGGTGTATTGGGAAGATATTAGCCACTCATGGCAAGAATGGGGTTGTAAGAGCCCGCTTTAGAAGGGGTCTTCCAGGGCAAGTCCTTGGAACCTACGTTGAGATTGTCGGCTGA
- a CDS encoding toprim domain-containing protein, which produces MSTLLGKKREELLELIDDLRDCLNEGMPVIVEGENDVETLKSLGVNGDIIAAKAYGKNFHGILEEIESRKKSEVILLMDFDRRGRQMTKKLQGDLERMRIKPNLRIWRELVRLAGKDLKDVEGLLTYMRTLERKIGKNI; this is translated from the coding sequence ATGTCTACGCTCCTAGGAAAAAAGAGAGAAGAACTGCTGGAACTTATAGACGATCTGCGCGACTGTCTAAACGAGGGAATGCCGGTGATCGTGGAGGGAGAGAATGATGTGGAAACACTTAAGTCATTAGGTGTAAACGGAGACATTATAGCGGCGAAAGCGTACGGAAAAAACTTTCATGGAATACTGGAAGAGATCGAATCTAGGAAGAAAAGTGAAGTCATCCTGCTGATGGACTTTGATAGACGTGGTAGACAGATGACAAAGAAACTGCAAGGCGATCTTGAAAGGATGAGGATAAAACCTAACCTGAGAATCTGGAGAGAATTGGTTAGGCTTGCTGGGAAGGACCTTAAGGATGTTGAGGGGCTTCTAACATACATGAGAACTCTTGAAAGGAAAATAGGTAAGAATATATGA
- the dnaG gene encoding DNA primase DnaG, with protein MTAQPFTVKYVIRARFEVEGVVEKPDVIGAVFGQTEGLFGTELDLKELQKSGRIGRIEINLTSQKDRTTGTIMIPSSLDRVSTAIIAASVESIERIGPCSAVVKLEKIEDVRETKRKAIIERAKEILQNWNREMRPETEEIFREVSDILKVSKAQQYGPEKLTAGPAVDSSKEIIIVEGRADVINLLKTGIENVIALEGVKVPETIIKLTKEKEATAFLDGDRGGDLILKELLQVTNIKYVARAPPGKEVEDLTSKEIEEALKSRIPVEELVEKKRKRKRVLVPREIVDTVNKLEGTLEAILLNDELKEIARLPVSELAERLKEFEGVNTVVFDGVTTQRLVDLASEKNIKFLVSARISDVIKHPLGVHLLTFDDVAG; from the coding sequence TTGACGGCTCAGCCTTTTACAGTTAAGTATGTTATCCGAGCGAGATTCGAAGTTGAAGGGGTAGTTGAAAAACCTGACGTGATCGGCGCGGTATTTGGACAGACAGAAGGTCTTTTTGGAACAGAACTCGACCTTAAAGAGCTGCAGAAATCTGGAAGAATAGGTAGGATCGAGATAAACTTGACGTCACAGAAGGATAGGACAACCGGTACAATAATGATACCTTCAAGCCTAGATAGGGTTTCAACAGCGATTATTGCGGCTAGTGTGGAAAGTATAGAGAGGATCGGTCCATGCTCTGCGGTTGTTAAACTTGAAAAGATTGAGGATGTGAGAGAGACAAAAAGGAAGGCGATAATTGAGAGGGCGAAAGAGATTCTGCAGAATTGGAACCGTGAGATGCGGCCTGAAACAGAGGAGATATTTAGGGAAGTTTCTGACATTCTGAAAGTTTCGAAAGCTCAACAGTACGGTCCGGAAAAGCTGACGGCAGGCCCGGCTGTCGATTCTTCAAAAGAAATTATTATTGTTGAGGGAAGGGCGGATGTGATAAATCTTTTGAAGACGGGGATCGAGAATGTCATAGCGCTTGAAGGTGTGAAGGTTCCGGAAACAATTATAAAACTAACAAAGGAGAAAGAGGCAACAGCTTTTCTGGACGGCGATAGAGGCGGCGACTTAATCCTGAAAGAGCTACTACAGGTAACAAATATAAAGTATGTTGCAAGAGCACCTCCTGGAAAGGAGGTTGAGGATCTCACATCAAAGGAGATCGAAGAAGCTCTTAAAAGCAGGATTCCAGTCGAAGAGCTCGTAGAGAAAAAGAGGAAGAGAAAGAGGGTTCTCGTTCCACGCGAGATTGTGGATACCGTGAACAAGTTGGAGGGTACACTTGAAGCCATTCTGTTGAATGATGAGTTAAAAGAAATCGCCCGCCTTCCAGTCAGTGAGCTTGCTGAGAGATTAAAGGAATTTGAAGGCGTGAATACCGTGGTCTTTGATGGTGTAACAACTCAGAGGCTTGTTGACCTTGCAAGCGAAAAGAACATTAAGTTTCTAGTTTCAGCCCGTATATCGGATGTCATTAAGCATCCTCTCGGTGTGCATTTACTGACATTCGATGATGTGGCAGGCTAG
- a CDS encoding DNA polymerase II, with protein sequence MERVSFWLLDINYEVDKDSRKAEIWLWGIDEEGKRVLVIDRNFSAYFYLVIEQNREPQEILERVQKLSDDFPFISGIEIVSRRLFGQPVNAIKVYCQDPDVVSKYAIQLSKIDGVEKCLEDDIRYSMRYLIDNDIRPCSWLQVEAEEERLIKVQAEKVYIAKSTPKPMEREDIPHLRVLSFFPIYYCPKGTPKPQRDPVVVIAASTNTGERKQFTARDHNDAEILMDFINFIKNFDPDIIIGYESNRRHWQYLQNRADALGIKFIIDRAGGLPHLSVYGHISITGRIGMDTHDFFDEFPELKLKTLESMADFLGVKRMSEWTVIEEAEFSVYWDNPSRKRDLLQFSSEAAECLLGIFEKLFEYSLELSKLVGIPLDQIGKAAVGFRIEWYIIRESFKMGELIPARTERPYVPYAGGMVLAPKPGIHENIVVLDFKSMYPTIMIEKNISPDTYVPLTCHFDSSEVYVAPEVKHMFRKRPPGLYKRVLSGLISVRENVKRKLKDLSPESPEYRLLSAREKAVKVITNAAYGYAGWIGARWFIKPVAEATTAWGRETIATSIKIAEELGLNVIYSDTDSIFVMNDPEKVDRLCRIIRETTGLEIKPDKFYTRIFFTEAKKRYCGLLEDGSLDIVGLEVVRGDWANVAKDTQENVLRIILRERSERRAVEFVQEYINKLRQRKIPLSDLVIWKTLTKPLDEYEVNAPHVEAARLLEKEGWSLSVGDKIGYVIVQGSGKLYERAKPHILASLDEVDVEYYIANQVIPAALRILSMFGVREEDILPKHSTRKPKTLADFLG encoded by the coding sequence ATGGAAAGAGTCAGTTTTTGGCTACTAGACATAAATTATGAGGTGGATAAGGATTCTAGAAAGGCAGAGATTTGGTTGTGGGGAATAGATGAGGAAGGAAAACGGGTTCTGGTAATAGATAGAAATTTTTCCGCTTATTTTTATTTGGTCATAGAGCAGAATAGAGAACCTCAGGAGATTCTTGAAAGAGTACAAAAATTAAGTGATGATTTTCCATTCATTTCAGGCATAGAGATAGTTTCACGCCGCCTATTTGGACAACCTGTTAACGCCATAAAGGTTTACTGTCAAGATCCAGACGTAGTTTCCAAGTATGCGATTCAACTTTCAAAGATTGACGGTGTGGAAAAATGCTTAGAAGATGATATTCGTTATTCGATGCGATACCTCATAGACAATGATATAAGACCATGCAGCTGGCTTCAAGTTGAGGCCGAAGAAGAGAGGCTCATAAAAGTCCAAGCTGAAAAAGTATACATTGCAAAGTCAACACCGAAGCCTATGGAAAGAGAAGACATCCCACACCTCAGGGTGCTAAGCTTCTTCCCAATTTATTATTGCCCAAAGGGGACGCCTAAACCGCAAAGAGATCCTGTAGTAGTTATCGCTGCATCTACCAACACAGGCGAGAGGAAACAGTTTACTGCACGCGATCATAACGACGCTGAGATACTAATGGACTTCATAAATTTTATCAAGAATTTTGATCCGGACATCATTATCGGATATGAGAGTAATCGGCGTCATTGGCAATACCTGCAGAACAGAGCAGATGCGCTGGGGATAAAGTTCATTATTGACAGAGCTGGTGGGCTGCCGCATCTAAGCGTTTATGGCCACATCTCAATAACTGGCAGAATCGGAATGGATACACACGATTTTTTTGACGAGTTTCCTGAACTAAAACTTAAGACCCTTGAGAGCATGGCAGACTTTCTAGGTGTAAAAAGGATGAGCGAGTGGACGGTTATTGAAGAAGCGGAATTTTCAGTGTACTGGGACAACCCCTCGAGAAAAAGGGATTTGCTACAATTCTCCTCTGAAGCGGCCGAATGCTTACTGGGCATATTTGAAAAACTGTTCGAATATTCATTAGAACTGTCAAAGCTTGTCGGGATACCCTTAGATCAGATTGGAAAGGCTGCAGTAGGCTTCAGAATAGAATGGTATATCATTAGGGAATCTTTTAAGATGGGTGAACTTATACCGGCAAGAACTGAAAGACCATACGTACCGTATGCTGGCGGCATGGTACTTGCACCAAAACCCGGCATACATGAGAATATAGTGGTTCTCGACTTCAAATCTATGTATCCGACAATCATGATAGAGAAGAATATATCACCAGACACTTATGTTCCTCTCACATGCCATTTTGATTCCTCCGAGGTTTATGTAGCCCCTGAAGTTAAGCATATGTTCCGCAAGAGACCGCCCGGCTTGTATAAGAGGGTATTATCAGGACTGATTTCAGTAAGAGAGAATGTAAAGAGAAAGTTAAAGGATTTGTCGCCTGAAAGTCCAGAGTATCGGCTTCTAAGCGCCAGAGAGAAGGCGGTCAAGGTTATTACGAACGCAGCATATGGATACGCAGGTTGGATCGGGGCCAGGTGGTTTATAAAACCTGTCGCCGAAGCCACAACTGCCTGGGGTCGAGAAACGATAGCGACCAGCATCAAAATAGCAGAAGAGCTAGGCCTTAACGTAATATATAGCGATACAGACAGCATCTTTGTGATGAATGACCCTGAAAAAGTTGACAGACTTTGTAGAATAATTAGAGAGACCACAGGCTTAGAGATCAAGCCAGATAAATTTTATACCCGCATTTTCTTCACCGAAGCAAAGAAGCGTTACTGCGGCCTTCTTGAGGACGGGAGTCTAGACATTGTCGGTTTAGAGGTTGTAAGAGGAGACTGGGCGAATGTTGCGAAAGACACTCAGGAAAATGTGCTACGCATTATATTAAGGGAGAGATCGGAAAGAAGGGCTGTTGAGTTCGTTCAAGAGTATATCAATAAACTTAGACAGCGAAAAATCCCATTATCTGATCTAGTGATCTGGAAGACCCTTACGAAGCCCCTTGATGAGTACGAGGTTAACGCTCCACATGTTGAGGCTGCAAGATTATTGGAGAAGGAAGGCTGGTCTCTTTCGGTTGGGGATAAGATCGGCTATGTTATTGTTCAAGGTTCTGGAAAACTGTATGAAAGAGCTAAGCCGCATATTCTGGCAAGCCTTGATGAGGTCGACGTAGAATATTATATTGCTAACCAAGTGATCCCAGCGGCCCTGCGGATCCTATCCATGTTCGGGGTCAGGGAGGAGGACATACTCCCCAAGCATTCAACAAGAAAACCGAAAACTTTGGCGGATTTCCTAGGCTAG
- the proC gene encoding pyrroline-5-carboxylate reductase, producing MNVGIIGAGVIGSAIAKALIASSFVEVVIVSDKLAARLSDLEKIGAKVSMDNKLVAKRSDAIIISVKPNNVGEVLEEVRNEAGEKLIISVAAGVRLKFLKKIVPEGRFIRAMPNIGVTMRQSFTAYCVDEDVGPREREIAEKILSVFGRVVQVEERYMDVVTALSGCSPAYLSMIVDAMVDAAEQFGLSRDLALNSLAQTMIGTGMLILEGGKSPSEIISMVATPGGVTEEGLNVLKRYPVKEALAKTIEVGVRKAQALSLSLGE from the coding sequence ATGAATGTCGGCATAATAGGCGCCGGAGTAATAGGAAGCGCCATAGCGAAAGCGTTAATCGCAAGCAGCTTTGTTGAGGTGGTCATCGTCTCCGACAAGCTTGCTGCAAGATTAAGTGATTTGGAGAAGATTGGAGCAAAAGTTTCAATGGACAATAAACTGGTTGCAAAGAGATCTGACGCCATTATAATAAGCGTGAAGCCTAATAATGTAGGAGAGGTTCTAGAAGAGGTTCGGAATGAGGCGGGAGAGAAACTTATTATATCTGTTGCTGCAGGTGTTAGGCTTAAATTTCTAAAGAAAATTGTTCCTGAGGGAAGATTTATAAGGGCTATGCCTAATATCGGGGTCACGATGCGCCAGTCCTTTACGGCGTATTGTGTAGATGAGGATGTAGGGCCTAGAGAAAGGGAGATTGCCGAAAAAATACTCAGCGTTTTCGGTAGAGTTGTACAGGTAGAAGAACGCTACATGGACGTGGTGACAGCTCTTAGCGGCTGTTCTCCCGCATATTTATCGATGATAGTCGACGCTATGGTCGATGCGGCTGAACAGTTTGGGCTATCTAGAGATCTAGCGCTTAACTCCCTCGCACAAACCATGATAGGAACAGGGATGCTTATTCTGGAAGGAGGTAAGAGTCCATCAGAGATAATAAGCATGGTGGCAACGCCGGGAGGCGTAACAGAAGAGGGTCTTAATGTATTGAAAAGATATCCGGTAAAAGAGGCTCTTGCTAAAACAATTGAGGTGGGAGTTAGAAAGGCCCAAGCATTATCTCTCAGCCTAGGTGAGTAG
- a CDS encoding nicotinamide-nucleotide adenylyltransferase: MHFPSEGNKNFERGLYPGRFQPFHLGHLEAVKHILGEASEVIIMVGSALQSHTLRNPFTSGERIFMIRLALNEAGVDPSRYYIIPVMDLKIHSIWVSHVCSLVPKFDVVYSNEPLTRRLFIEAGFITKPIPFFQRELCSATEIRQRMLNDWGWEDLLPRSVARYIREIKGVERLRDLAKSDKA, translated from the coding sequence TTGCACTTTCCTTCGGAAGGCAATAAGAACTTTGAAAGGGGCCTCTATCCTGGACGTTTTCAACCCTTTCATCTTGGCCATCTGGAGGCGGTCAAACACATACTTGGAGAGGCGTCCGAGGTTATTATAATGGTTGGAAGCGCTTTGCAAAGTCACACTTTAAGGAACCCGTTCACATCTGGAGAAAGAATCTTTATGATTAGACTAGCCCTCAACGAGGCTGGAGTTGATCCGTCAAGATACTATATAATACCTGTCATGGACTTGAAAATACATAGCATATGGGTCTCCCACGTATGCTCACTTGTCCCAAAATTTGATGTAGTGTATTCAAATGAGCCTTTAACCAGAAGACTATTTATTGAAGCCGGGTTCATAACAAAGCCCATCCCGTTCTTCCAGAGAGAGTTATGTTCAGCGACGGAGATAAGGCAGAGAATGCTAAATGACTGGGGATGGGAAGACCTCCTGCCAAGGAGCGTAGCGAGGTATATTAGAGAAATAAAAGGGGTTGAGAGGCTTCGCGACCTAGCCAAGAGCGATAAAGCGTAG